The proteins below are encoded in one region of Alistipes indistinctus YIT 12060:
- the crcB gene encoding fluoride efflux transporter CrcB, translating to MIRTLIFIGMGSCLGGIARYLLTRWVQGSTSSSFPYGTLAVNLLGCLAIGMLYGLFDRHGWMGPELRAFLVVGFCGGFTTFSTFALENFAMLRDGNWVPAALYAGASLVLGIGAVWLGAATVRSL from the coding sequence ATGATCCGGACTTTAATCTTCATCGGCATGGGCAGTTGCCTGGGAGGCATCGCCCGTTACCTGCTGACCCGTTGGGTACAGGGAAGTACCTCTTCGTCGTTTCCGTACGGGACGTTGGCCGTCAACCTGCTCGGATGCCTCGCCATCGGAATGCTGTACGGACTTTTCGACCGGCACGGATGGATGGGGCCGGAGCTGAGGGCCTTTCTCGTGGTAGGATTTTGCGGCGGTTTCACCACTTTTTCTACCTTTGCACTGGAGAATTTTGCAATGCTGCGCGACGGGAACTGGGTGCCGGCAGCCCTGTATGCCGGGGCCAGTCTGGTGCTCGGTATCGGGGCGGTCTGGCTCGGCGCCGCAACCGTCCGAAGCCTATGA